One window of Thermoanaerobacter uzonensis DSM 18761 genomic DNA carries:
- the radC gene encoding RadC family protein encodes MIKDLPYEERPRERLIKHGAQVLSNAELIAIIIGTGSKRESAITLAQRLIMEDRGLKFIIDSSVEKLAGIKGIGVAKAVKLKAAVELGRRMMLSTGSDSFTITSPEDVINLMMDEMRYLTKEHFKVIMLNVKNKVIAIETISIGSLNTSIVHPREVFKAAIERSSSSIILVHNHPSGDPTPSREDIEVTKRLVQGGNILGIKVLDHVIIGDGRGISLKEKGYYEFE; translated from the coding sequence ATGATAAAAGACTTGCCTTATGAGGAAAGACCCAGAGAAAGACTTATAAAACATGGAGCTCAAGTATTGTCAAATGCCGAGTTGATAGCTATAATAATAGGGACAGGAAGTAAAAGAGAAAGTGCCATTACTTTAGCGCAAAGGCTTATAATGGAAGATAGAGGGCTTAAATTCATTATAGATTCAAGTGTAGAAAAACTTGCTGGTATAAAAGGAATTGGTGTAGCTAAGGCAGTAAAGCTAAAAGCTGCAGTAGAATTAGGACGTAGAATGATGTTATCTACGGGAAGTGATAGTTTTACAATAACATCGCCAGAAGATGTCATAAATTTGATGATGGATGAAATGAGATATTTGACGAAAGAGCATTTTAAAGTGATAATGCTTAATGTAAAGAATAAAGTTATTGCGATAGAGACTATTTCTATAGGAAGTCTAAATACTTCCATTGTGCATCCTAGAGAAGTATTTAAGGCCGCAATTGAAAGGTCATCTTCCTCTATAATTTTAGTTCACAATCACCCTAGTGGAGACCCTACTCCTAGCAGAGAAGACATCGAAGTGACAAAAAGGTTAGTACAAGGAGGAAATATACTGGGTATAAAAGTTTTAGATCATGTTATAATTGGAGATGGGAGAGGTATAAGTCTTAAAGAAAAAGGGTATTATGAGTTTGAATAA
- a CDS encoding ATP-binding protein — translation MKELALYILDLSQNSIRAGAKNIYIEINIDTSKDMLKVSIEDDGCGMNEKFLKKVTDPFITTRKERKVGLGIPLFKELVQLCGGNFEIFSEEGKGTKIIGTFKLSSVDLVPIGDMASTIVSLILSAPEVDIVYKYNKDNYEFLFDTKELKKIIREVNINDIKVLNWIKEYVKENMKGDMEV, via the coding sequence ATGAAAGAATTAGCTCTTTATATATTAGATTTGTCACAAAATAGCATAAGAGCGGGAGCAAAAAATATTTATATTGAAATAAATATAGATACTTCAAAAGATATGCTTAAAGTATCTATAGAGGATGATGGTTGTGGAATGAATGAAAAATTTCTAAAAAAAGTCACAGACCCTTTTATAACCACAAGAAAGGAAAGAAAAGTAGGACTTGGAATTCCGCTCTTTAAGGAGCTTGTCCAGCTGTGTGGAGGAAACTTTGAGATTTTTTCTGAAGAAGGAAAAGGAACAAAAATAATAGGCACTTTTAAACTTTCCAGTGTAGACCTTGTTCCAATAGGAGATATGGCTTCAACAATTGTGTCACTGATATTATCTGCACCAGAAGTGGATATTGTATACAAATATAACAAGGATAACTACGAATTCTTATTTGACACTAAAGAACTCAAAAAAATAATAAGGGAAGTCAATATAAATGACATCAAAGTATTAAACTGGATAAAGGAATATGTAAAAGAGAATATGAAAGGTGATATGGAGGTGTAA
- a CDS encoding DUF4321 domain-containing protein, producing the protein MRRGRSPWTLVFLLVVGLILGGFLGDLLAHFFKELAYHQIIGMNNPLTLDLNFIKFSFLLSVKVNVGTVVGLILAIYAYYKM; encoded by the coding sequence TTGAGAAGAGGTAGAAGTCCGTGGACGTTGGTATTTTTACTCGTTGTTGGACTAATTTTGGGAGGATTTTTAGGGGATTTGCTTGCACATTTTTTTAAAGAATTAGCTTATCATCAAATAATAGGTATGAACAATCCCCTTACTTTGGATCTGAATTTTATTAAATTTTCCTTTCTGCTGTCTGTTAAGGTAAACGTAGGGACGGTAGTAGGATTAATTCTTGCAATATACGCTTATTACAAAATGTAG
- the mreC gene encoding rod shape-determining protein MreC: MPRFFRNRQFILLFLTAVVLIAAMAYTYDTERYATKVESITGNVFVPLQKVFYQMGEGISNFFSSISEIGTLRVTNEKLQKEVEKLRKENIKLQELMNENKRLKEALNFKTENVELDLKLATITGKNPGNWFNTFTIDKGKNEGVKPGMAVLDEKGNMVGQITEVGDNWAKVLAIIDRNSSVSAVAVRTRDNGVVRGDSNGGLIMIYLPLDAELIEGDVVTTSGMSRFPKGLIIGKVSKVTRDPGSLLKQAVIKPAADFERLEYVFVVTNTTNTGK; the protein is encoded by the coding sequence GTGCCACGTTTTTTTAGAAATAGGCAGTTTATTTTACTTTTTTTAACAGCCGTGGTGCTTATTGCCGCCATGGCTTATACTTATGATACAGAGAGGTATGCTACTAAAGTAGAATCTATAACTGGAAACGTTTTTGTTCCTCTCCAAAAGGTTTTTTATCAAATGGGAGAGGGAATTTCTAATTTTTTTTCTTCAATTAGTGAGATAGGTACTCTAAGGGTGACAAATGAAAAACTTCAAAAAGAAGTAGAAAAACTGAGAAAAGAAAATATAAAATTACAGGAATTAATGAACGAAAATAAAAGGCTAAAAGAAGCTTTGAATTTTAAAACAGAAAATGTTGAACTAGATTTAAAACTTGCTACTATAACAGGAAAGAATCCAGGAAATTGGTTTAATACTTTTACTATTGATAAAGGCAAAAATGAGGGTGTCAAACCTGGCATGGCAGTTTTAGACGAAAAAGGAAATATGGTAGGACAGATTACAGAAGTAGGAGACAATTGGGCAAAGGTATTAGCCATTATAGATAGAAATAGTTCTGTAAGCGCTGTAGCTGTACGAACTCGTGATAATGGTGTGGTAAGAGGAGATTCAAACGGTGGACTAATCATGATTTATCTTCCTTTAGATGCTGAATTGATAGAAGGTGACGTAGTAACTACTTCTGGTATGAGCAGATTCCCAAAAGGTTTGATAATAGGAAAAGTATCAAAAGTTACTCGAGACCCGGGTTCTTTGTTGAAACAAGCTGTCATAAAACCAGCAGCTGATTTTGAAAGATTGGAGTATGTTTTTGTAGTTACTAATACAACAAATACAGGGAAGTAG
- a CDS encoding rod shape-determining protein, which produces MRGFSKDIGIDLGTATTLVYVQGKGIVLREPSVVAIRTDSKAILAVGEEAKKMVGRTPGNIIAIRPMRDGVIADFDITKAMLDHFISKVNPRKGLFRPRVIVGIPSGVTEVEKRAVIEAALQAGAKEAHTVEEPMAAAIGAGLPVEEPTGSMVVDIGGGTTDVAVISLGGIVTSKSLRVGGDEMDEAIINYIKREYNLMIGERTAEEIKIQIGSAFPKPKEETMDIRGRDLVSGLPKTLKITSTEILEALKDPISSIIEAIKMTLEKTPPELAADIMDRGIMLTGGGALLSGIDKLIREETGMPVQIADQPTDCVALGAGKILEESSLFRRVLSPASRV; this is translated from the coding sequence ATGAGAGGATTTTCCAAAGATATTGGGATTGATTTAGGTACAGCTACAACTTTGGTGTATGTACAAGGTAAAGGAATTGTGTTAAGAGAACCTTCAGTAGTAGCTATAAGGACAGATTCCAAGGCAATTCTTGCAGTTGGAGAAGAAGCAAAAAAAATGGTAGGTAGAACCCCTGGAAACATAATTGCTATAAGGCCTATGAGGGATGGCGTAATAGCCGATTTTGATATAACTAAGGCTATGTTGGACCATTTTATAAGTAAAGTTAATCCAAGAAAGGGATTATTTAGGCCTAGAGTTATAGTTGGTATACCCTCGGGGGTTACGGAAGTAGAAAAAAGAGCAGTTATTGAAGCAGCTTTACAAGCAGGGGCGAAAGAAGCTCATACAGTAGAGGAGCCTATGGCTGCAGCAATTGGTGCAGGTCTTCCTGTTGAAGAACCAACTGGTAGCATGGTTGTAGACATAGGTGGTGGTACCACAGATGTGGCTGTAATTTCTCTTGGAGGAATTGTTACCAGCAAGTCTTTGAGAGTTGGCGGAGATGAAATGGATGAAGCTATAATCAATTATATAAAAAGAGAATATAACCTCATGATAGGAGAAAGGACTGCAGAAGAGATAAAGATACAAATTGGTTCAGCTTTTCCAAAGCCCAAAGAGGAAACTATGGACATAAGAGGGAGAGATTTAGTATCTGGACTTCCTAAAACTTTAAAGATTACTTCGACTGAGATTTTAGAAGCTTTAAAAGATCCAATATCCAGCATAATTGAAGCTATAAAGATGACTCTTGAAAAGACTCCACCAGAGCTTGCAGCAGATATTATGGACAGAGGAATTATGTTAACAGGCGGTGGTGCTCTTTTGAGCGGTATAGACAAGCTCATAAGAGAGGAAACAGGAATGCCTGTACAAATAGCTGATCAGCCAACAGATTGTGTGGCACTTGGTGCAGGGAAAATTTTAGAGGAAAGTTCCCTCTTTAGGAGAGTTTTAAGTCCGGCAAGTAGAGTTTGA
- a CDS encoding (2Fe-2S) ferredoxin domain-containing protein, which produces MKSIEELEKIRKETLEKINLRKDRSGIRIAVGMATCGIAAGARPVMMAILDELSKRNLNDVIVTETGCIGMCKLEPIVDVYVPGQEKVTYVKVDEKKARQIVVEHVINGHPIIEWTIENYE; this is translated from the coding sequence ATGAAATCTATAGAAGAATTAGAAAAAATCAGGAAAGAGACATTAGAAAAAATAAATTTGAGAAAAGATAGGTCAGGCATAAGGATTGCAGTTGGAATGGCCACTTGTGGCATTGCAGCAGGAGCAAGACCTGTCATGATGGCGATATTAGATGAGCTCAGTAAAAGAAATCTGAATGATGTAATTGTCACAGAGACTGGTTGTATAGGTATGTGTAAACTAGAACCTATTGTAGATGTTTATGTTCCGGGACAAGAAAAAGTAACCTACGTAAAGGTTGATGAGAAAAAGGCAAGACAAATAGTTGTTGAACATGTTATAAATGGTCATCCAATCATAGAATGGACTATTGAAAATTACGAATAG
- a CDS encoding Maf family protein, producing MKIVLASKSPRRRELLSNLGLDFQVIESNVEEFSSEKHPSRYVMDLSFNKALLVAKKLKEEAIVIGADTVVVIEDKVLGKPKDRDEAYIMLKNLQGRVHTVYTGITIVRTKDFKCVSDFEETKVWIKKLEDEEIFNYIDTGEGYDKAGAYAIQGFGALIVEKIEGDYFNVVGLPISKLFDILKREFGVRLL from the coding sequence ATGAAAATTGTCCTCGCTTCTAAATCGCCAAGAAGAAGGGAGCTACTTTCAAATTTAGGACTTGACTTTCAAGTGATTGAAAGTAATGTGGAGGAGTTTTCAAGTGAGAAGCATCCTTCAAGATATGTTATGGATTTATCTTTTAATAAAGCCCTGTTGGTTGCTAAAAAATTAAAGGAAGAAGCTATAGTAATTGGTGCTGATACTGTTGTGGTAATTGAAGATAAGGTCTTAGGAAAACCAAAGGATAGAGATGAAGCCTATATCATGCTTAAAAACTTGCAAGGAAGAGTTCATACAGTATATACAGGAATTACTATCGTCAGGACTAAAGATTTTAAATGTGTAAGCGACTTTGAAGAGACGAAAGTTTGGATTAAAAAATTAGAAGATGAAGAAATTTTTAATTATATCGATACTGGCGAAGGTTATGATAAAGCTGGAGCATATGCTATACAAGGATTTGGTGCTCTTATTGTTGAAAAGATTGAAGGAGATTATTTTAATGTGGTAGGTCTTCCGATTTCAAAGCTTTTTGATATTTTAAAAAGAGAGTTTGGTGTGAGGTTACTTTGA
- the mreD gene encoding rod shape-determining protein MreD: MRKAYKYLLIVLLIILQSTLFRFIDIFGVKPDAVFIVVLSFSLLNGSWEAIYLSLFGGLIQDILFNNALGVTTFPLLIVSYITGLLSKSVFKESSFVAFVFVFLGTLLYNLVTMFSMVLMKYEFNFLSDFMNIAMIQAVYNSIITVFAYRYLVSFNRYVNENKVNFFRKSKY, translated from the coding sequence ATGAGAAAAGCGTATAAGTATTTATTGATTGTTTTGTTAATTATTTTACAATCAACTTTATTCAGATTTATAGATATTTTTGGTGTTAAACCAGATGCAGTTTTTATTGTAGTGTTAAGTTTTTCACTTTTAAACGGCTCTTGGGAAGCAATTTATTTAAGCCTTTTTGGTGGGCTTATTCAAGATATTCTTTTTAATAATGCTTTAGGGGTTACTACTTTTCCCTTGCTTATTGTTAGCTACATTACAGGACTTTTAAGCAAAAGTGTTTTTAAAGAAAGTTCTTTTGTGGCTTTTGTGTTTGTTTTTTTAGGAACCCTTCTTTATAACCTTGTAACGATGTTTTCAATGGTTTTGATGAAATATGAGTTTAATTTTTTATCAGATTTTATGAATATTGCAATGATACAAGCGGTTTATAATTCTATAATTACTGTTTTTGCTTATAGGTATTTAGTTTCATTTAATAGATATGTTAATGAAAATAAAGTAAATTTTTTTAGAAAAAGTAAATATTGA
- a CDS encoding NADH-quinone oxidoreductase subunit NuoE family protein: METLCQKFGEEKVERFKKALEELKNVPGSLIAIMNEAQEIFGYLPIEVQLYISKEMNVPLTEIFGIATFYSRFTLKPSGKYKINLCMGTACYVRGAAMVLEKIKEKLGIQVGETTPDGKFSLEPTRCLGACGLAPVMMINGEVFGRLTPDDVDEILSKFE, from the coding sequence ATGGAGACCTTATGCCAAAAATTCGGTGAAGAGAAAGTAGAGAGGTTTAAAAAGGCTTTGGAGGAATTAAAAAATGTCCCCGGTTCTTTGATTGCAATTATGAATGAGGCTCAAGAAATTTTTGGATATCTTCCGATTGAAGTTCAACTTTATATTTCAAAAGAAATGAATGTGCCTTTGACAGAAATATTTGGAATAGCTACTTTTTATTCAAGGTTTACTTTAAAGCCTTCGGGTAAATATAAGATCAATTTGTGTATGGGAACAGCTTGTTATGTAAGAGGAGCTGCAATGGTGCTGGAAAAAATAAAAGAGAAATTGGGAATTCAAGTAGGCGAAACAACTCCAGATGGGAAATTTTCTTTAGAACCTACCAGATGCCTTGGAGCTTGCGGATTGGCTCCTGTTATGATGATAAATGGTGAAGTTTTTGGAAGATTAACTCCGGATGATGTGGATGAAATATTAAGTAAATTTGAGTAA
- the nuoF gene encoding NADH-quinone oxidoreductase subunit NuoF: MLYRSHVMVCGGTGCTSSDSDKVAERFTEEIKKAGLDKEVLVVRTGCFGLCELGPVVVVYPEGVFYSRVKPDYVPEIVEEHLLKGRPVKKYLYGESVTEKAIKPLEETSFFRKQKRIALRNCGIINPEDIREAIAFDGYKALAKVLTQMTPKEVIEEVKKSGLRGRGGGGFPTGVKWEFAYNQKETPKYVVCNADEGDPGAFMDRSILEGDPHSVLEAMAIAGYAIGANHGYIYVRAEYPLAVKRLKIAIEQAREYGLLGKDIFGTGFDFDIEIRLGAGAFVCGEETALLNSVMGRRGEPRPRPPFPAVKGVWNKPTIINNVETFANIPPIILNGGEWFSSIGTEKSKGTKVFALTGKVNNTGLIEVPMGTTLREIIYEIGGGIPNGKKFKAAQTGGPSGGCIPAEHLDTPIDYDSLINIGSMMGSGGLVVMDEDTCMVNVAKFFLEFTVDESCGKCAPCRIGTRRMLEILEKITSGKGEEGDIEKLEELAKTIKATALCGLGQTAPNPVLSTIRYFRDEYEAHIKEKRCPAGVCQALLRFYIDPDKCKGCGICAKNCPVNAISGKPKVPYVIDQDKCIKCGTCIEKCPFGAIYKK; the protein is encoded by the coding sequence ATGCTTTATAGGTCACACGTAATGGTATGCGGTGGTACCGGATGTACATCTTCAGATTCTGATAAAGTCGCAGAGCGTTTTACAGAGGAAATAAAAAAGGCTGGTCTAGATAAAGAAGTATTAGTTGTTAGGACAGGATGTTTTGGTCTTTGCGAATTGGGACCAGTTGTTGTAGTGTATCCTGAAGGAGTTTTTTATAGCAGAGTTAAACCTGACTATGTTCCTGAAATTGTAGAGGAGCACTTGCTAAAAGGAAGGCCTGTTAAGAAATATCTCTATGGAGAAAGTGTAACGGAAAAAGCTATAAAGCCATTGGAAGAGACTTCTTTCTTTAGAAAGCAAAAGAGAATTGCTCTTAGAAATTGTGGTATTATCAACCCTGAAGATATAAGAGAAGCAATTGCTTTTGATGGATATAAAGCGTTGGCAAAGGTTCTTACTCAAATGACACCAAAAGAGGTTATCGAAGAAGTCAAAAAATCCGGATTAAGGGGTAGAGGTGGCGGTGGATTCCCAACAGGTGTAAAATGGGAATTTGCTTACAACCAGAAAGAAACTCCTAAGTACGTAGTCTGCAACGCCGATGAAGGAGACCCTGGTGCTTTTATGGATAGAAGCATATTGGAGGGAGACCCTCACAGTGTTTTAGAGGCGATGGCAATAGCAGGATACGCAATTGGAGCAAACCATGGATATATTTATGTAAGAGCGGAATATCCTTTGGCAGTAAAAAGGCTTAAAATTGCTATTGAACAGGCTAGAGAATATGGCCTTTTAGGAAAAGACATATTTGGGACAGGTTTTGATTTTGACATTGAGATAAGATTAGGAGCTGGTGCTTTTGTCTGTGGAGAAGAGACTGCCCTTTTAAATTCAGTAATGGGAAGAAGAGGAGAACCAAGACCAAGACCGCCATTTCCTGCTGTAAAAGGTGTATGGAATAAACCAACAATTATAAATAATGTAGAGACATTTGCTAATATTCCACCGATTATCTTAAATGGTGGTGAATGGTTTTCAAGCATAGGTACAGAAAAATCGAAGGGAACAAAAGTTTTTGCCTTAACTGGTAAAGTAAACAACACAGGTCTTATTGAAGTTCCAATGGGAACTACTTTAAGAGAAATTATATACGAAATAGGCGGAGGAATACCCAACGGAAAGAAATTTAAAGCTGCTCAAACTGGAGGACCGTCGGGTGGATGTATTCCTGCAGAGCATTTAGATACACCAATAGATTATGATTCTTTAATAAATATAGGATCTATGATGGGATCAGGTGGACTTGTTGTAATGGATGAAGATACCTGTATGGTTAATGTTGCAAAGTTCTTCCTTGAATTTACAGTTGATGAGTCTTGTGGTAAATGTGCGCCTTGCAGGATTGGTACAAGAAGGATGCTGGAGATTTTAGAAAAGATAACTTCTGGTAAAGGTGAAGAAGGAGACATTGAAAAATTAGAGGAACTTGCTAAAACTATCAAAGCTACAGCTTTATGTGGACTTGGACAGACAGCGCCAAATCCGGTTTTGTCTACAATTAGATATTTCAGAGATGAATATGAGGCGCATATAAAAGAAAAAAGATGCCCTGCTGGTGTATGCCAAGCCCTCTTAAGATTTTATATTGACCCAGATAAGTGTAAAGGCTGTGGAATTTGTGCTAAAAATTGTCCTGTCAATGCGATTTCCGGAAAACCAAAGGTACCTTATGTAATTGACCAAGACAAATGTATCAAGTGTGGTACCTGTATTGAAAAATGTCCATTTGGCGCGATATACAAAAAATAA
- a CDS encoding NADH-dependent [FeFe] hydrogenase, group A6, which produces MDKVRVTIDGITVEVPSHYTVLEAAKEAGIDIPTLCYLKEINQIGACRICVVEIEGIRNLQTSCTYPVFDGMKVYTNTPKIREARKLNLELILSNHDRSCLTCIRNTNCELQSLSKKLGVDEIRFEGENIKYSIDNASPSVVRDPNKCVLCRRCVAVCSEVQNVFAIGMVNRGFKTIVAPSFGRSLKDSPCISCGQCIEVCPVGAIYEKDHTNRVYEALADEKKYVVAQTAPAVRVALGEEFGMPIGSIVTGKMVAALRRMGFDAVFDTDFAADLTILEEGSELLERLKNGGKLPMITSCSPGWIAFCEKYYPEFIDNLSTCKSPHMMMGALVKSYYAEKKGLNPEDIYVVSIMPCTAKKLEIDRPEMQHNGIKDVDAVLTTRELARMIKEMGIDFVNLPDEEYDEPLGMSTGAGVIFGATGGVMEAALRTVADIVEGKDLDKFDYEEVRGLEGVREATIKIDGMDIKVAIANGTGNAKKLLDKVKTGEVEYHFIEVMGCPGGCIMGGGQPIHNPNEMEKVKELRAKAIYEADKNLPIRKSHKNPAIQRLYEEFLGSPLSEKSHHLLHTHYSKKELYPLVK; this is translated from the coding sequence ATGGACAAAGTTCGTGTTACGATAGACGGAATCACTGTAGAAGTCCCTTCCCATTACACGGTATTGGAAGCAGCAAAAGAAGCGGGCATAGATATTCCTACCCTGTGTTACCTCAAGGAAATTAACCAAATTGGCGCTTGTCGTATATGTGTAGTTGAAATAGAAGGAATTAGAAATTTACAAACCTCCTGCACTTATCCGGTATTTGATGGTATGAAAGTGTATACAAATACACCCAAAATTAGAGAAGCGCGGAAATTAAATCTTGAGCTTATACTTTCAAATCATGATAGAAGTTGTTTGACTTGTATTAGAAATACTAACTGTGAGCTTCAATCATTGTCTAAAAAATTAGGAGTAGATGAAATAAGGTTTGAAGGGGAAAATATAAAGTATTCTATAGATAATGCTTCTCCTTCTGTTGTAAGAGACCCAAATAAGTGTGTGCTTTGTAGAAGATGTGTAGCAGTATGTTCAGAAGTCCAAAACGTATTTGCTATTGGAATGGTAAACAGAGGATTTAAAACAATTGTAGCACCTTCTTTTGGCAGAAGTTTAAAAGATTCTCCTTGTATAAGTTGCGGACAGTGTATTGAGGTATGTCCTGTTGGAGCTATATATGAGAAAGATCACACAAATAGAGTTTATGAGGCTTTAGCTGATGAGAAAAAATATGTAGTAGCTCAAACAGCTCCAGCTGTAAGAGTAGCATTAGGTGAAGAGTTTGGTATGCCTATAGGAAGCATCGTTACCGGGAAAATGGTAGCAGCTTTGAGAAGAATGGGTTTTGATGCAGTATTTGATACGGATTTTGCGGCCGACTTGACTATACTGGAGGAAGGCTCGGAACTTCTTGAAAGGCTTAAAAATGGCGGAAAACTTCCTATGATAACTTCCTGTAGCCCTGGTTGGATAGCTTTCTGTGAAAAATATTATCCAGAATTTATAGATAATCTTTCAACTTGTAAGTCTCCTCATATGATGATGGGGGCATTAGTAAAGAGCTATTACGCAGAAAAGAAAGGGCTAAATCCTGAGGATATATATGTAGTATCTATTATGCCATGTACTGCTAAAAAACTAGAGATTGACAGACCAGAAATGCAGCATAATGGCATAAAAGATGTGGATGCTGTTCTTACCACAAGAGAATTAGCGAGAATGATAAAAGAAATGGGCATTGACTTTGTAAATCTTCCTGATGAAGAATATGACGAGCCTCTTGGAATGTCCACTGGCGCTGGAGTGATATTCGGAGCTACAGGTGGAGTTATGGAGGCAGCTTTAAGGACAGTTGCGGATATTGTAGAAGGGAAAGATTTAGATAAATTTGATTATGAAGAAGTGAGAGGGTTAGAAGGGGTAAGAGAGGCTACTATAAAAATAGATGGTATGGATATAAAGGTTGCCATAGCAAATGGAACAGGAAATGCAAAGAAACTTCTTGACAAAGTAAAAACTGGTGAAGTAGAGTACCACTTCATAGAGGTAATGGGCTGCCCAGGAGGATGTATAATGGGAGGCGGTCAGCCGATTCACAATCCAAATGAAATGGAAAAAGTAAAAGAATTAAGAGCAAAAGCCATTTACGAAGCAGATAAAAACTTGCCTATTAGAAAATCTCACAAAAATCCTGCAATACAAAGACTCTATGAGGAATTTTTGGGCAGTCCTTTAAGCGAAAAGTCTCATCACTTGCTCCACACTCATTATTCCAAGAAGGAGCTGTATCCTCTAGTAAAATAA